From Drosophila busckii strain San Diego stock center, stock number 13000-0081.31 unplaced genomic scaffold, ASM1175060v1 chrUn_07, whole genome shotgun sequence, one genomic window encodes:
- the LOC108607488 gene encoding uncharacterized protein LOC108607488 translates to MYCAPCCKLAISKPLRLLNCELITQPAHRCRLINPHWQSAERSWILHNVVVLRQLAEEVDKPLESVGIYMSKLTLKKFGEIMNPKCSGWCLCRVPFVRPETCMFYDGIFNVFGNLRNPLHPLIFEILSIILSHFLNYPCAIQNWRPHTIDDVIFRRYEEHCLFGDGLKGLGDKIAKFMDDMRKKLASDEDKEDADGDDDADKLDHDIKKRKMGEEEEEEEEKRPTSVIKRKTTIVEAKRESSIATLYEQVVQNKHHRKVVHVKKKSPPPAPPTPPPEVVKQAKGPKRDPRIMGNIIPVLVHEPFSNQKPWTWVRRHPVQTRVMEGQRLGRGKVRRYLRETVQMEHDAAKKKYSIRSVYSTSGHKSVVSVNMFGKKTTKSKRDKEAPLLKAYDYKSLKQPAVADDGKKKGQAKAKPTAK, encoded by the coding sequence ATGTATTGCGCTCCTTGCTGCAAGCTGGCTATTAGCAAACCACTGCGTCTGCTGAACTGCGAACTGATTACACAGCCAGCGCATCGTTGTCGGCTGATTAATCCGCATTGGCAGTCTGCGGAACGCAGTTGGATTTTGCATAATGTGGTCGTACTGCGCCAATTGGCGGAGGAGGTGGACAAGCCTTTGGAATCGGTGGGCATATATATGAGTAAGCTGACACTCAAAAAGTTCGGAGAAATAATGAATCCTAAGTGCTCCGGCTGGTGTTTGTGTCGGGTGCCATTCGTGCGTCCTGAGACTTGCATGTTCTATGATGGGATATTCAATGTGTTTGGCAATCTGCGCAATCCTTTGCATCCCTTGATATTCGAAATATTAAGTATTATACTGTCTCACTTCCTGAACTATCCCTGTGCCATACAAAATTGGCGGCCACATACCATAGATGATGTTATCTTTCGTCGCTATGAGGAGCACTGTCTTTTTGGCGATGGCCTAAAGGGACTTGGGGATAAGATTGCAAAGTTCATGGATGATATGCGCAAAAAACTGGCATCGGATGAGGATAAGGAAGACGCTGACGGTGACGACGATGCCGACAAATTGGACCACGATATCAAGAAACGCAAAATGggcgaagaagaagaagaagaagaagaaaaaagacCTACATCGGTGATAAAACGAAAAACCACCATAGTGGAAGCGAAGCGTGAATCCAGCATCGCCACACTTTACGAACAAGTGGTGCAAAACAAGCACCATCGCAAGGTAGTTCATGTCAAGAAAAAGTCACCACCGCCAGCtccaccaacaccaccacccGAGGTGGTGAAGCAAGCCAAAGGTCCCAAGCGTGATCCCCGCATCATGGGCAATATAATACCCGTACTGGTTCATGAGCCATTTAGCAACCAGAAGCCGTGGACCTGGGTACGACGTCATCCAGTGCAGACACGTGTCATGGAAGGCCAGCGGCTAGGACGCGGCAAGGTTAGGCGCTACCTCCGAGAGACTGTGCAAATGGAGCACGATGCCGCTAAGAAGAAGTACTCGATACGCAGTGTCTACTCCACAAGCGGTCACAAATCGGTGGTATCGGTCAACATGTTCGGTAAGAAAACCACCAAATCAAAGAGGGACAAGGAAGCCCCTCTTCTTAAGGCATATGACTACAAGAGTCTCAAGCAGCCAGCTGTAGCCGATGATGGAAAAAAAAAGGGCCAAGCGAAAGCTAAGCCCACTGCCAAATAG